The genome window CAATTAGTTTTAACTATGCCTGAAACTATGAGTGAAGAAAGAAGATCTATGTTGAGGGCTTTTGGGGCAAAATTGGAGTTAACCCCTGGTAGTTTGGGGATGCGTGGTTGTATTTCTAGGGCACAGGAAATTGTGGAAACCATGCCCCATGCTTATATGTTGCAACAGTTTAATAACCCTGCGAATCCTGAAATTCATCGTCTTTCTACTGCCCTTGAAATTTGGGAAGATACTGATGGAAAAGTTGATTTTTTGGTGGCGGGGGTAGGTACTGGAGGAACAATTACGGGTATTAGTGAAGTAATTAAGAGTAAAAAGCCAGAATTTAAAACTGTTGCCGTTGAGCCTGTCAATAGTGCTGTAATATCGGGAAATAAACCTGGTTCTCACAAAATACAAGGAATTGGGGCTGGATTTATTCCAGAGGTTTTGAGGGTTGATTTGATTGATGAAGTGATTACTGTCACCGATGATGAAGCGATTAATTATGGTAGAAGGTTGGCAAGGCAGGAAGGTATCCTGTCAGGTATTTCCACTGGGGCAGCGCTTGCTGCCTCCATAAAATTGGCTCAAAGACCAGAAAATAAGGATAAAATTATTGTGATGATTCAACCTAGTTTTGGCGAACGTTATCTTAGTACTCCTTTATTTAAAGACTTTTAATAATTGACGCTTGAGTATTTGGGTGTTTATTTATTGTTCTTACCATTGCCTATTACGGGATTTTTTTATTGAAGTTTAATTATTTTAAATTGATTTCCTGACACTTTATTGAGATTTCCTTTTATGGACTATTACCAAATTTTAGAAATACAATCTTCTGCTTCTACGGAAGAAGTTAAACGGGCTTACCGTCGCTTGGTGAAAAAGTATCATCCTGATAGCCAAGAGGAAACGGCTAATCATGAGGAAATTATCAAGATTAATGCGGCTTATGAGGTGTTGGGAGATCAAAAAAATCGCTTGAATTACGATCGCACTTTAGCAGATAAACAATATAATTCGGTCAATTATCGACAATCTCAAAGTGAATCGGCTTCTCAATATTATCATGCTAACAGGCGATCGCACCAAGCCCAAGATATTTCTCAATTTGAATGGTTAGATAATGTTTATGCTCCTTTAAATTATCTCATTGAGCAGATAATTTACCCTTTAGAAGAAGAATTAGATGAACTATCTGCAGATCCTTTTGATGATGATTTGATGTCAATTTTTTGTGATTATTTAGATAATTGTCAAGGACATTATGAGCGGGGAAAATCAATTTTAAAATCTCAACCAAATCCGCCACGATATGCAGGGGTAGCGGCTAATTGTTACTATTGTTTGAATCATATTAGTGATGCCATTGAAGAATTACAGAGATTTACAATGAGTTACGATTACGATTGTTTACACACTGCCCAAGAGCTATTTAGATTAGCCATGGAAGTAAATGAGGAAGCCCGTTATATGGTCAACCAAACCAGTTATTAAATAGTAAATTTAGCTTGTGTTTATGAATAATTACCCTGATGAGGTCGAGATATTAATAAAACTTAAGTCAGCATACTTAGAGAAATTGACTAACATTTCTCAGGAGAGAAAGATTAGTCTTAATTTATTAGTAAATCAGTTAATTAACGACTTTTTAAGTAATAAAAATAACTGTTATGATACCCAAGAGTTAAACTATAACGAGCAACAAATTAATGAAATAGTACAAAGGGCGATCGCACCGTTAATTACCAGAATAGAAGAATTAGAAAATAATCATCTAAATAAGCAAAGAAAATCAAAAGCGAAAAATAGCAAAACACTACAACCTAGTAAAATAATTCCCGAAGAAAAAAGAAAATACTTACCCCGTCACGAAGTATGGCAAATTTTGAAAAAGACGAGCTTTGTCCAACACTCAGGGTACGATAACTTTTTGAAAGCTACCCCCCAAGAATTAGAAAGTTACGATATATTTTTCGATACCGACAAAAAAAGATTTTACATCGAAGAAAAAACCCTCGATAATAATTGAACATACCAGCGACGCTGCCCATTTAAACTAAAATTCGGATCTAAATTGATCAACCGCAAAATATTTGAACCCAAATAATTGACAACGGGTCAAACTTCATATTATGATCATGAGTAATAAAGAACCATTAAAAAAAAATACAAGCAAAAATGTTTAAGAAAATAGGATTATTTTTATCTTCCTTAGTATTAGCCATGATGGTAGTAATCTCCGCAACTGCCCCCGCTAATGCTGCCACCGTAGAGGTTAAAATGGGTGCAGATAGTGGAATGTTGGCTTTCCAACCTGCTGAAGTAACCATCCAAGCAGGTGACACCGTAAAATGGATAAACAATAAACTAGCCCCCCATAACGTAGTATTTGATAGCTCTGCCCCCAATGCAGCGGAATTAAGCCACAAAGGTTTGGCATTTGCCGCTGGAGAATCCTTTGAAGCTACTTTTGATGAGCCGGGGGAATACAGCTACTATTGTGAGCCTCACCGTGGTGCTGGAATGAACGGAAAAATTATTGTTCAATAGTATTTAGTAATAAACATACTATGGTCGAAACCCTCAATTATTTGGGGGTTTTTTAGTCTTCAAATTTATATCCTATCCCCACCACCGTTTTCAAAAAAATCGGCTGGGCTGGATTAATCTCAATCTTTTTACGTAAACGGCGAATGTGAGTATCTACAACCCTCTCATCCCCAAAAAAATCTGCTCCCCAAAGTTTATCAATTAATTGGGTGCGACTCCACACTTTATGAGGATAGCTGACGAAAGTGCACAGTAAATTAAGCTCAAGGGCGGTTAAATCCAATTCCTCAATTTTTTCTCCCTCTAATTGTCTTGTGGCAGTATGTTCATCTAAATTGACGCTAAAATGGCTAGTCTGATATATTTGCGCCTGTTGCATTGCCCCATGGCGTAAACTACGACGCAACAAAGCCCTTACCCTTGCCACTAATTCTCTGGTGCTAAAGGGTTTTACTAAATAATCATCTGCCCCTGTAGAAAGTCCTACGATGCGATCGATTTCTTCTCCTTTGGCGGTTAACATGAGAATATAGGGATCTTTTTCGAGGGGTTGATTTCGCAAACGGTTACACACTTCTAACCCGTCTAGTTTAGGTAACATCAAGTCTAAAAGGATTAAATCGGGCTGTATTTCCTTCGCTTTTTCGAGGGCTGATACGCCATCATAAACGATACTACAATGGAATCCTTCTCTAGTTAGGCAGGAGTTTATTAGTTGAGCGATTTCGTTTTCGTCTTCTACAATTAAAATTTCCATGGTTGATAATAGATTTTGAAAGATTGAGTGATAGCTAGTTTTTCATAAGCAATAATTTATTCTGCGTTAGATAGAAGAAGACACAGGGGCGATTTAAAACGGTGCTAATATTTGAAGTTTCATTGTCTATTGTCCTTTGTCGGTTGTCAATTTTTTGATTCTTTTTTCTTTTTCCTCAAAAATGCTTAATATTAATAAGCTATCAGCATATTTTGACTATAGATGAAATTATTAGTATTGAGTAATGGTCATGGAGAAGATACCATCGCCGTTAAAATCATTAAGGAATTACAGTTGATGGAGCCAGAAATGGCGATCGCCTCTTTGCCCTTGGTAGGGGAGGGTTTTGCTTATCGTCAAGCAAATATACCCATCATAGCCCCCGTAAAACAAATGCCTTCTGGGGGTTTTGTTTATATGGACAAAAAACAACTGTTAGGGGATATGAAACAGGGTTTAATACAACTTACCATGGCTCAACATAAAGCCGTCAAAAAATGGGCAAAGGGTGGGGGCAAAATCTTGGCAGTGGGGGATATATTACCCTTAATTTTTGCTTGGTTGAGTGGGGCAGAATTTAGTTTTGTACCCACGGCAAAATCAGAATATTTATGGAAAAATGAGAAGGGTTGGTTGCCCCATACCAATGGTTTGGATCATTTTTTTGGCAGTGTTTTTTACCCTTGGGAAAGATGGTTGATGAGTCATCCTCGATGTCAGGGAGTGTTTCCGAGGGATACCATTACCGCCCACAGTCTCCAAAACTTTAAGATTAATGCCTTTGATGTGGGTAATCCCATGATGGATGGTATCGCAGACCATCATTTTAACCTAGAATTTGATCTCTATGAAGATCATTTAAAAATAGTGCTTTTACCTGGTTCGAGAATGCCCGAAGCCCTAGATAATTGGCGACTTATTCTCAAAGCCGTGGATTATCTTTTAGAATCTACTAATTATCAATTTTTGTTCCTGAGTGCGATCGCACCTTCTTTGCCCTCTGAACCATTTATAGAAGCCCTTAACCCCCCGTGGCAAAGGATAGACAACCTTAAATCAGCTATTCCCATCAGAGATGAAAAAATAGTGAATTTTATTGCAAAACAAGGTAAATTAAGTATTAGTCAGGGTGCCTATGCCGATTGTCTTCATTATGGTGACATGGCGATCGCAATGGCAGGAACAGCCACCGAACAATTTGTAGGATTAGGGAAAAGTGCCATGGCAATTATGGGTAAAGGACCACAATTTAACCGTAAATTTGCCCAAAATCAAAGTTATCTCCTCGGAAATTCCATTCAACTACTAGAGAAACCCGAAGAAATAGTAAGTAAGATTAAAACAACCTTAGAAAATCCAGACTATTGGCAATTAGTAGCCGAAAATGGAAAAAAAAGAATGGGCAATCAAGGGGCATCTCGAAAAATAGCTCATCATCTAATTAACCAATTAATTTAATATCAAAAATATTCACTATGGACATTAAAGAATTAATAGAAAGATATGAAAAAGGAGAAACTAACTTTGAAAAATTAGATCTTCATGGTCAAGTTTTTATGGGTAACTTAAACCTAAGTCGTGCCAACCTCAAAGAATCCGACTTAAGCGGAGTGGAGTTTGTTAACTGCTCATTGACTGAAACCAACCTCAAAGGCTCTAACCTTCAAAATGCCACCATTCAAGGGGATTTAACAGGAATAAACCTAATCACATCTAATCTAACCAATTCTAACCTATCCAAATCTAACCTTACCGAAGCTAGTTTACGGGCGGCTAACCTCACAGAATCCAACCTTAGTGAATCAAAATTAATCTATGCCCTTCTCCATGACTCCATTCTCAAAGACGCAAATCTTAGTAAAGCTCAAATGACAAACTGTCTCTTGAGTAGGGCAAACCTCAGCGGTGCAAACCTACAGGGGGCAAATCTACAGGGGTGTAACCTTACCAATGCCCTTTTGCTCAATACTAACCTAGAAGGGGCAAACCTTTCTTTTGCTCAATTAAACAGCGTTAATGCTGTGGGTATCAATGCTAGTAAAGCCAATTTTAGCCATGCCAACCTCAGTGCAGGTAACTTTGCTAGTGGTATTTTTCATAGTGCTAATTTAACTGATGCCATGGTGACATGGGTGAGTTTACGTAGTGCTGATTTTACCAAGGCAAACTTTTCTGGAGCTAAGTTATCATGGTCTAATTTTATGAGGGCTAATCTTACTAATGCGAATTTAATTGATGCCCAAACTAATAATACTAATTTTGAAGGGGCTATCCTTGAGGGGGTGGTTTTAAATTAACTGGGGAATTGAATAGTAGATAATTAGGGAACAAATCAAGAGAATAATCGATAATTGAGGGAAGAGGAAAAAGATAATAATTAAAGTTAATTACCTTATGTTGTTATTACCTCTACTTCCCATTGTCATTTGCCTAAAACCTAAAATTTAAATCCAAACTAAACTGAGGTGAGGTTTTATGTAGTTTCGGGGAAGTGCTGATTCGTTCATTTAAACAAAAAATAGCTTTAAAAGTTAAAAACTTTCCCCTACCCGTAAACTCAATGATTGACTATTACGATTAATAATTACTTCGTTATCGTAGATACCTCCTAATGTCCATCCCGTAGAGGCGATCGCACTTCCCACCGCTACTCTTTCGGTGATATTATTAACATTAAATAGAGCAAATCCGCCCCCATCTGGTAGTTGAATCACACCAACTAAACCATTTTTTTTCTGACTATCTACCGATGAATTTCTTACCCCATTATCAACAGAAGAGTTTGTGGGCG of Cyanobacterium sp. HL-69 contains these proteins:
- the petE gene encoding plastocyanin PetE, coding for MFKKIGLFLSSLVLAMMVVISATAPANAATVEVKMGADSGMLAFQPAEVTIQAGDTVKWINNKLAPHNVVFDSSAPNAAELSHKGLAFAAGESFEATFDEPGEYSYYCEPHRGAGMNGKIIVQ
- the cysK-2 gene encoding cysteine synthase A CysK encodes the protein MKVAQNITELIGKTPLVRLNRIPQAEGCRADILVKLEGMNPSASVKDRIGVNMINAAEKAGLITPNETILVEPTSGNTGIALAMAAAAKGYQLVLTMPETMSEERRSMLRAFGAKLELTPGSLGMRGCISRAQEIVETMPHAYMLQQFNNPANPEIHRLSTALEIWEDTDGKVDFLVAGVGTGGTITGISEVIKSKKPEFKTVAVEPVNSAVISGNKPGSHKIQGIGAGFIPEVLRVDLIDEVITVTDDEAINYGRRLARQEGILSGISTGAALAASIKLAQRPENKDKIIVMIQPSFGERYLSTPLFKDF
- a CDS encoding Phosphate regulon transcriptional regulatory protein PhoB (SphR), which produces MEILIVEDENEIAQLINSCLTREGFHCSIVYDGVSALEKAKEIQPDLILLDLMLPKLDGLEVCNRLRNQPLEKDPYILMLTAKGEEIDRIVGLSTGADDYLVKPFSTRELVARVRALLRRSLRHGAMQQAQIYQTSHFSVNLDEHTATRQLEGEKIEELDLTALELNLLCTFVSYPHKVWSRTQLIDKLWGADFFGDERVVDTHIRRLRKKIEINPAQPIFLKTVVGIGYKFED
- the dnaJ-2 gene encoding molecular chaperone DnaJ; the encoded protein is MDYYQILEIQSSASTEEVKRAYRRLVKKYHPDSQEETANHEEIIKINAAYEVLGDQKNRLNYDRTLADKQYNSVNYRQSQSESASQYYHANRRSHQAQDISQFEWLDNVYAPLNYLIEQIIYPLEEELDELSADPFDDDLMSIFCDYLDNCQGHYERGKSILKSQPNPPRYAGVAANCYYCLNHISDAIEELQRFTMSYDYDCLHTAQELFRLAMEVNEEARYMVNQTSY